The Poriferisphaera corsica DNA segment AAATTTCTACAATTTGGCAATCCGAATTTCAACGAACATTCTCGCTTTGAAATTGGCTCTGTTACCAAAACCTTCACCGCCCTGGCTGTTGCTCTGCACAATATTGATCACCCAGATTTTTTAGATACTGAATTGTCCAGCATCATAACGGAGATCAAAAATAATAAGATTGCAAGCATCACTCCCCGATTGCTTTCAACACACACCTCAGGACTCCCTCGTCTTTCAGCGAGCACCCAGCTTAAAGCAATCTTTAATACCTCCGATCCATACAAACACCAGACTGCTCAAATACTCATTCAAAATCTCAACATGCTAAAACAACGCTCAACAAAACAAATCTATACCTACTCAAATTTCGGCTACGCAGTCCTTGGGTTAGCACTCGAAAAAGACATTAAACAACCCTACTCAACCATTATCTCTAACAAGATTCTCAAACCCCTCAAAATGAATCAATCTTTTGTTCATTACACACCGGAAAACCAAAAAACCGTCGTCACTGGCTACGATGAAAAAGCAACCCCCACTTCAGTTTGGCATTTCAAAGCGTCCGCGCCAGCTGGCGCAATCAAAAGCTCCGCTTATGATCTGTCGCTCTATATCCAAGCATATCTTTCTCCCAACGACACAACACTCAGTCTCGCTATGGCCAACACAATCAAAACACAACACAAAATCAATGAACAACTCTCAATCGGCCTAGGATGGCATATTCAAATCCATGAAGACCAAAAAATTTATTGGCATAACGGCGGTACCGGCGGGTATCGCTCATTCATTGGCTTCAATCCCACCACACGCAAGGGCATTGTGTTACTCTCAAATTACGCAGGCATTAAGCAACTTGACCAAACGGGCTTAGAAATTCTATCCCAATAAACACAACGCCCAACATAAAACACCATGACAGCAACAATCAAAGTGTCCTAAATAAATTGACAGATTCCTAAGAAACTTCATTCTTCGTTATCATATTTTCATGGCAACACATCAAGATCAAATCCAATTTTCCACTCGTCCCAATGGTGATATGCACGACATCACCGAGCAAGTACAAACAATCGTATCCGCTTCAAACATCCAAACTGGCATCGCCCATATATTCAACGTAGGTTCGACCGCTGTCATTGGCACCATTGAGTACGAGCCTGGCCTCATCAGCGATTTACCCAGTATCCTAAACAAGCTGATGCCTCCTTCTAAGCATTACGGCCACGAGCAAACATGGCATGATGGCAACGGGCATTCGCACCTTCAAGCCTCAACTCTCGGCCCATCCGAATCCATTCCTATCGCAAACAATCAACTCGTGTTAGGTACCTGGCAACAAATCTTTCATCTCGAATGCGATAACAAACCACGCGATCGAGCCGTCATTGTAACAATCCTCGGCAACTGACCCACGCCAAACGCATACCCTGTTTCATATGACTGCTTCATACTAAATTCACCAAACCAATCAAATAAAAACCCTGCTCATTGAGTTGAGCAGGGTTTTCTGATGTCTATCAATTTGATTGTTCTAGGATCAACTTAGAAGGTAAAACGCATACCGCCACGGAAGGTGTGGATGCTGTATTCGTTTTCACCGAATTCGCCATCATAGAAAAGATACAAGCTGTCGCCTGATTCACGGTTGTAAGCAGTAATACCGAAACCGCCAATAAATGCATTCTCAGTGAGTTCACGCGTATTGAACTCGAATGAACCACCAGTCGCACCTGCAAAGCGAGCGGTCATTGATTCTGATGTGTCATAGAACTGGTGCTGATATGCTGCGTGCACTTCCGGCATGAAAGTGACACGGTCCCAGTCAATGTTAACACCCGCGTGCATGCCTATACGACCGAGCAATGACTTAAGATCCAATTCATTCAGATCAAGATTCAACGCACCAGCGCCTTCTTCGGTGTACTCTTCGACGTTCAAGTTCGCGAACTCGACCTGAGCATACGGACCAAATGTCCATTCGCGAACAGTAAAGTCATGTCCGATTGTTGCTGCTGCGGTGAACTGGTAACCCGTAGGATCTGATTTCGCGACGCGGTCAAGCGAGGAGCCAAACTGGATCACACGGTTGTTGTCGTAAACATTGTATCCAAGACCAGCACTACCAGAAACGTATGAACCACCACTCTGATACGCACCATAAATACCACCGTTCATGGAGTTCACCGTTGATGAGCCACCACCACGAAGGACCTTAGCCTCCGAGTATGAGTAGCCACCATATGCACCGACGATCAATTCGTCGCTCAAACGGTAGTCCATACCAACGGTCGCACCGTAAGTTTCCCAGTCGTATCCAACCTGATCCTTGTTGTTGCCAACATCACCAAACGTACCGTAACCAGTCACGAAGAAACCGACACGGTTCATCAGATCAGGATCAAATGTGTCTTGTGCAATCACTGCCTGATCTTCAAAGTATGAAGATGTCTGCAGAGCCAGATCGTATGCTTCTTCTGGCGTTGCCTTCTCCATGATTGCAGAGAAGTAGTTCTGTGTATGGCTTGACCACAGGTTCTTGTTGTAACGAAGATCGTTCAAGCGAGAA contains these protein-coding regions:
- a CDS encoding serine hydrolase domain-containing protein is translated as MISKITNTLHHSCKLVISSITALLAQTVANADLNNIHLPEGTGISAAIISENNVKFLQFGNPNFNEHSRFEIGSVTKTFTALAVALHNIDHPDFLDTELSSIITEIKNNKIASITPRLLSTHTSGLPRLSASTQLKAIFNTSDPYKHQTAQILIQNLNMLKQRSTKQIYTYSNFGYAVLGLALEKDIKQPYSTIISNKILKPLKMNQSFVHYTPENQKTVVTGYDEKATPTSVWHFKASAPAGAIKSSAYDLSLYIQAYLSPNDTTLSLAMANTIKTQHKINEQLSIGLGWHIQIHEDQKIYWHNGGTGGYRSFIGFNPTTRKGIVLLSNYAGIKQLDQTGLEILSQ
- a CDS encoding secondary thiamine-phosphate synthase enzyme YjbQ; translated protein: MATHQDQIQFSTRPNGDMHDITEQVQTIVSASNIQTGIAHIFNVGSTAVIGTIEYEPGLISDLPSILNKLMPPSKHYGHEQTWHDGNGHSHLQASTLGPSESIPIANNQLVLGTWQQIFHLECDNKPRDRAVIVTILGN